One window from the genome of Oryza glaberrima chromosome 3, OglaRS2, whole genome shotgun sequence encodes:
- the LOC127768512 gene encoding uncharacterized protein LOC127768512, with product MFPTVPMRFRPSVTPLPLRQPDGDGYLLVLFAMDMDADADDDGYLPQVLCLLPSSAPFDRHCWGTRRPIFPSEKPKKFNAHQTFSFQGSSYWVDLGQGILSCSCHDLISNTNDDVQFRYIALPTGCYVDFDSLYLTAPPSQYRDIRCVGNSIRFVSIEGYNTLPGYNMLLSMWELMMPSSGQWRKVGSIRVGRLWEQEGFRRSGLPTNTSPTHPMLSTEDDGVVYLLMGEFYAEDEKDRSLYAFSVDMVTCKFVSAWPLPRWRHAGSPSIMGSDIFKHIKKHNLCQLIPPNKRDRGEASVLTVRPRKMQRDHLGTGSSRVQEKMR from the exons ATGTTCCCCACCGTCCCGATGAGGTTCCGCCCTTCTGTGACCCCGCTCCCTCTCCGGCAACCCGATGGCGACGGCTACCTCCTTGTCCTCTTTGCAATGGACATGGACGCGGATGCAGATGACGACGGGTATCTACCGCAAGTCCTCTGCCTGCTGCCGTCATCGGCACCATTCGACCGCCATTGCTGGGGAACCAGAAGGCCAATCTTCCCCTCCGAGAAGCCAAAGAAGTTCAATGCTCATCAAACCTTCTCGTTCCAAGGTTCATCTTACTGGGTGGATCTTGGACAAGGCATCCTCTCCTGCAGCTGCCACGATCTCATCTCTAATACCAACGACGACGTGCAATTCCGTTACATTGCACTACCCACCGGTTGCTATGTGGATTTCGACTCGCTCTATCTCACTGCTCCGCCGTCGCAATATCGCGATATCCGCTGCGTTGGCAACTCGATCAGATTCGTGTCCATCGAGGGGTACAACACCTTGCCCGGATACAACATGCTGCTGTCCATGTGGGAGTTGATGATGCCGAGCTCAGGGCAGTGGCGCAAGGTCGGTAGCATCCGTGTTGGGAGATTGTGGGAGCAGGAGGGGTTCAGGAGGTCAGGGCTGCCGACGAACACTTCGCCGACCCATCCCATGCTGAGCACTGAGGACGATGGTGTCGTTTATCTCTTGATGGGTGAGTTCTATGCGGAGGATGAGAAGGACAGGAGCCTATATGCCTTCAGCGTTGACATGGTGACTTGCAAGTTTGTGTCAGCTTGGCCCCTTCCTCGTTGGCGGCATGCTGGTTCTCCATCCATAATGGGGTCTGATATATTCAAGCACATCAAGAAGCATAATCTGTGCCAGCTTATTCCACCCAATAAGAGGGATCGCGGTGAAGCCAGTGTGCTTACAGTTCGACCAAGGAAGATGCAACGAGATCATCTGGGGACTGGTAGCAGTCGCGTCCAG GAAAAGATGCGGTAG
- the LOC127766007 gene encoding FIP1[V]-like protein, translated as MEDDDEFGGLYTDILVHAPPAPSNPAPPAAAAAETLAPVPPAPNPNPTPTPASTKAAAAADEEEDDDWLLGGSDPVVGVDPTGDWADEEEDGGAAQPPPKREAAAAAAKPAPVVAEEADPLMGGVAGDAGAAIPGLSSSAAASAAAAGSEEWDSDSEDDIQIVLNETDGRRRLGEDEGDDEDGEDLVIVADGPIPGMEEQDWGEDAAAAGAEGERKEGGEPGKAAAAPGGRIGYSGGGQGFHPQHHSMFKYVRPGATLGAPLGGAPTATGQFRPPGPPGPFAGRGRGDWRPGAGRGMNKGFGYGMPPWGGSGRGFGGLDFTLPPHKTIFDIDVDTTFEEKPWKYPGADISDFFNFGLDDEKWKDYCKQLDQLRLESTMQSRIRVYESGRSEQDYDPDLPPELAAATGHHDISADSRNKTDNGHTDFNTQGRVPTSMRPPVMTGRPIQVETGYGERLPSIDTRLPRMRESDSVIEIVCQGQSDDPLVDDSTVDQTEKDSQRGDKRTHGAEEGRPYTSEMNSSSALGKEEHKKRLPVSSEGDNATDVNGRSSPSYRTRGSPRGVRSSKGSSAREVESSNEILPRQTTSLKRNNDSQREKNPDEGSESKDGPEGSPAAADEAADKLSADHFDGNDGSLALVDSAEVDGDDVISDPHTVSETTTTDGDNLSHSGKKQKLISRAEQPTGHNSSDQDELRTRNSDNSRGRSGSSKDNQKRLESGEEVLQDRRSRRINDARRHHDGEDRNSRRKDEYLRDIKPDVERSHLASRSRDDTHHPYANRDRDMRGRSYDRVRDTEIWQRREESVHNRRAKEEDVRLEHNAEVGARNRNKMRPPVDRNDRIEDPHARKRLDDGDWRGSRPRERGDVVLNRRENIDDSHMKRKKDEENMRRMKPENEDIVHGQHGYRGRDDPNRRKRERDDGIDQKRRDDNARMREKADDRYHTKHKEDNWRQREREDRHRPKHDNTVTLQRDEGRGSGRGGRILDDKLVTSGRKQDESRSAGLSKEAQERSRQNDPLRRDQGAEENNMQNRGRSDVHPRDENPNNSERNTRQEKPNNTHDGNRLSSNSGARQASRDRYRESTRKGRSSDINEHDLPKSSKRRREDHESHRGGKVDVKGVSEQENSRDHTVSSKKGQNPQRESFVKQAEEDPMSDDENHEDSRRGRSKLERWTSHKEIDYSSIDNENAPTFSSIKSDVQAPTADELGKSEAAAAGNSELKSGGDNGQTSEKNAEERDRHLDTVERLKRRSERFKLPMPGEKDAPQSKKVDTEVQPPQIESASADLEVKPERPARKRRWTGTGS; from the exons atggaggacgacgacgagttcGGGGGCCTCTACACCGACATCCTCGTCCACGCCCCCCCGGCGCCGTCGAATcccgcccctcccgccgccgcagccgccgaaaccctagcccccgTTCCGCCCGcaccaaaccctaaccctacaCCGACCCCTGCCTCGACCaaggcggctgctgctgcggatgaggaggaggacgacgactgGCTCCTGGGCGGGAGCGACCCCGTGGTTGGTGTCGACCCGACCGGGGACtgggccgacgaggaggaggatggcggcgccgcGCAGCCACCCCCGAAGCGCGaggctgctgcggctgctgcgaAGCCGGCCCCCGtcgtggcggaggaggccgatCCGCTCATGGGGGGTGTAGCGGGCGACGCTGGGGCGGCTATCCCGGGGCTCTCGTCGTCTgcggccgcgtcggcggcggcggcggggagcgagGAGTGGGATAGTGACAGCGAGGACGATATCCAGATCGTGCTCAACGAGACGGACGGTCGCCGGCGGCTCGGGGAGGACgagggcgacgacgaggacggcgaaGACCTCGTCATCGTGGCCGATGGCCCTATCCCTGGGATGGAGGAGCAGGATTGGGGGGAGGACGCCGCAGCGGCTGGGGCGGAAGGGGAGCGGAAGGAGGGCGGTGAGCCTGGGAAGGCTGCGGCGGCCCCCGGTGGGAGGATTGGGTACAGTGGCGGCGGCCAGGGGTTCCACCCGCAGCACCATTCCATGTTCAAG TATGTGCGCCCTGGTGCTACACTAGGGGCTCCATTAGGTGGGGCTCCTACTGCTACTGGTCAGTTCCGCCCTCCTGGACCACCGGGACCTTTTGCTGGTCGAGGAAGAGGTGACTGGAGACCTGGTGCTGGTAGGGGCATGAATAAAGGTTTTGGCTATGGAATGCCCCCATGGGGAGGTTCAGGTCGTGGTTTTGGTGGACTAGATTTCACGCTTCCTCCGCACAA GACTATATTTGATATTGACGTTGATACAACATTCGAGGAGAAGCCATGGAAATACCCTGGTGCTGATATTTCAGACTTCTTTAATTTTGGGCTTGATGACGAGAAGTGGAAAGACTACTGCAAGCAGCTG GATCAACTACGATTGGAGTCCACAATGCAATCTAGAATACGCGTGTATGAGAGCGGGCGATCAGAACAG GACTATGATCCAGATCTGCCGCCGGAGCTAGCTGCTGCTACTGGTCATCATGACATTTCTGCTGATAGTCGTAATAAAACTGATAATGGGCACACGGACTTCAATACCCAAGGAAGAGTTCCTACAAGCATGCGTCCACCTGTG ATGACAGGGAGGCCTATACAGGTTGAAACTGGCTATGGAGAACGCCTTCCATCTATTGATACCCGCTTACCTCGAATGCGTGAATCAGACTCTGTTATAGAG ATTGTGTGTCAGGGACAATCAGATGATCCACTAGTTGATGATAGTACAGTGGACCAAACTGAGAAGGATTCTCAACGAGGTGATAAAAGGACCCATGGGGCTGAGGAAGGAAGACCATACACATCTGAGATGAATAGTTCTTCTGCTCTGGGGAAGGAAGAACATAAGAAACGGTTGCCTGTTTCATCTGAAGGTGATAATGCTACAGATGTCAATGGCCGCTCCTCTCCCAGCTACAGAACAAGGGGTTCTCCTCGTGGAGTAAG GTCATCGAAAGGAAGCTCTGCCCGAGAAGTTGAAAGTTCCAATGAAATATTACCCCGCCAAACAACATCATTAAAGAGAAACAATGATTCTCAGAGAGAGAAAAACCCTGATGAGGGCTCAGAATCCAAGGATGGTCCTGAAGGgtcacctgctgctgctgatgaagCTGCAGATAAACTGAGTGCAGATCACTTTGATGGTAATGATGGCAGTCTTGCTTTGGTTGATAGTGCTGAAGTGGATGGTGATGATGTTATCTCAGATCCTCACACGGTTAGTGAGACAACTACAACTGATGGTGATAACTTGTCTCATTCTGGTAAAAAACAGAAACTAATTTCTAGGGCAGAGCAGCCCACTGGACACAATAGCAGCGATCAGGATGAATTGAGGACACGGAATAGTGATAATAGTAGAGGGAGGTCTGGTAGCAGCAAAGATAATCAAAAACGTCTTGAATCTGGTGAAGAAGTTCTGCAAGATAGGCGGTCCAGGCGAATAAATGATGCAAGAAGGCATCATGATGGAGAAGACCGCAATTCTCGTCGGAAGGATGAGTACCTTCGAGACATCAAACCAGATGTGGAAAGATCACATTTGGCCTCCAGGAGTAGGGATGATACCCACCACCCTTATGCAAACAGAGACAGGGACATGCGTGGCAGAAGTTATGATAGGGTAAGAGATACAGAAATTTGgcagaggagagaagaaagtgTTCACAACAGACGAGCAAAAGAGGAAGATGTGAGGCTCGAACACAATGCTGAAGTTGGTGCAAGGAATAGAAATAAGATGAGGCCACCTGTTGATCGGAATGATAGGATTGAAGATCCTCATGCAAGGAAGCGGTTGGATGATGGTGACTGGAGGGGCTCTAGACCAAGAGAGCGTGGTGATGTTGTTCTGAATCGTCGTGAAAATATAGATGATTCTCATATGAAGAGAAAGAAGGATGAAGAGAACATGAGGAGAATGAAACCTGAGAATGAAGACATAGTTCATGGACAGCATGGTTATAGAGGAAGGGATGACCCAAACAGAAGGAAGAGAGAGCGGGATGATGGAATTGATCAGAAAAGAAGAGATGACAATGCTAGGATGAGGGAGAAGGCTGATGATCGTTATCATACAAAGCATAAAGAGGATAACTGGCgacagagagaaagagaggacaGGCACAGGCCTAAGCATGACAACACTGTGACCCTTCAGAGAGATGAAGGAAGGGGATCTGGTCGGGGTGGACGGATTTTGGATGATAAATTAGTCACTAGCGGTAGGAAACAGGATGAATCAAGATCTGCCGGATTAAGCAAAGAAGCGCAAGAGCGCAGCAGACAAAACGACCCTTTGAGGAGAGATCAAGGAGCAGAAGAAAATAACATGCAAAATAGAGGCCGTTCTGATGTACATCCACGTGATGAAAATCCAAATAACAGTGAGAGGAACACCAGGCAAGAAAAACCAAATAATACTCATGACGGTAACCGTCTATCGAGCAATTCTGGTGCTCGCCAAGCGAGTAGAGATAGATACCGGGAAAGCACAAGAAAGGGCAGAAGTTCTGATATTAATGAACATGATCTTCCCAAATCGAGCAAGAGGAGACGTGAAGACCATGAAAGTCATCGTGGTGGGAAG GTCGATGTGAAAGGAGTGAGCGAGCAAGAAAATAGTAGGGATCATACTGTGTCCTCCAAAAAGGGCCAGAATCCACAACGTGAATCATTTGTGAAACAAGCGGAAGAAGATCCCATGTCAGATGATGAAAACCATGAGGATTCAAGAAGGGGTCGCTCTAAGTTGGAGCGGTGGACGAGCCACAAAGAGATAGACTATAGTAGTATCGATAATGAAAATGCACCAACATTTTCTTCCATCAAATCAGATGTTCAAGCTCCTACTGCTGATGAGTTAGGTAAATCTGAAGCAGCTGCAGCTGGCAATTCAGAACTCAAGAGCGGTGGCGATAATGGCCAAACATCTGAGAAGAACGCCGAAGAGCGTGATCGACATCTAGACACTGTTGAGAGGCTCAAGAGACGAAGTGAGCGTTTCAAACTTCCCATGCCTGGTGAGAAGGATGCACCGCAAAGCAAAAAGGTGGATACTGAAGTGCAACCTCCGCAAATCGAATCTGCTTCTGCTGATTTGGAAGTCAAGCCAGAGCGGCCAGCCCGCAAGAGGAGGTGGACTGGGACTGGGAGCTAG
- the LOC127769030 gene encoding uncharacterized protein LOC127769030 — protein MAPTASMLFLSYHQLHRPASAAEAAPASRRKEAEEEGSNGGAAGGRVRVSLRSALSLLARRREAAPTPTPQAAAAKEVTRRGGGGGDGVAGEGEPEEAASLERRFEEAVRLSCWSS, from the coding sequence ATGGCCCCGACCGCATCGATGCTGTTCCTGAGCTACCACCAGCTGCACAGGCCCGCctctgcggcggaggcggcgccggccagccggaggaaggaggcggaggaggaggggagtaatggcggcgcggccggcggtcgCGTCCGGGTCAGCCTGAGAAGCGCGCTGTCCCTCCTGGcacggcggagggaggcggcgccgacgccgacgccgcaggccgccgcggcgaaggAGGTGACcaggcgtggcggtggcggtggagatggcgtcgccggcgagggtgagccggaggaggcggcgtcgcTGGAGCGTAGGTTCGAGGAGGCGGTCCGGCTCAGCTGCTGGTCTTCTTGA
- the LOC127769028 gene encoding lariat debranching enzyme: MKIAVEGCMHGELDKVYDTLRELEKAEGVKIDLLLCCGDFQAVRNENDLQCLNVKPRFREMKSFWKYYSGQAVAPYPTIFIGGNHEASNYLWELYYGGWAAPNIYFLGFAGVVKFGNIRVGGLSGIYKQQHYHLGHYERPPYNENTIRSVYHVRHYDVLKLMHVKEPLDIFMSHDWPLGITEYGNWQKLIREKRFFEEEVNKRTLGSEPAARLLNKLKPPYWFSAHLHCKFPAVIQHGEGGPTTKFLALDKCLPRRGFLQVIDIPSGPGPHEIQYDEEWLAITRKFNNVFPLTRMPFTMLDEQVDTQDDLQWVRNKLNARGAKPIDFVQTAASYDPSCQASNPSITVHCRNPQTESFLQLLNLLYLLDSSNSYGVSRNESSSQTGQALDSDDIELPDDEDDPADDDD; encoded by the exons ATGAAG ATCGCGGTGGAGGGGTGCATGCACGGGGAGCTGGACAAGGTCTACGACACGCTGCGCGAGCTCGAGAAGGCCGAGGGCGTCAAGAtcgacctcctcctctgctGCGGCGACTTCCAG GCTGTTAGGAACGAGAATGATTTACAGTGTCTTAATGTCAAACCAAGGTTTCGTGAAATGAAATCATTTTGGAAGTACTACTCGGGACAAGCTGTTGCCCCATACCCAACAATCTTCATAGGTGGAAACCACGAAGCATCCAATTATTTGTGGGAACT GTATTATGGAGGATGGGCAGCACCCAACATCTACTTTTTGGGGTTCGCTGGTGTTGTTAAGTTTGGAAACATTCGAGTTGGTGGACTATCAGGAATATATAAGCAACAACATTATCACTTAG GACACTATGAGAGGCCCCCATACAATGAAAACACTATAAGGTCAGTGTACCATGTAAGGCATTATGATGTTCTCAAGTTAATGCATGTGAAGGAGCCTCTAGATATATTCATGTCACATGATTGGCCTCTGGGCATTACTGAGTACGGAAACTGGCAGAAGCTTATTCGGGAGAAAAGATTCTTTGAAGAAGAG GTCAACAAGAGAACACTAGGCAGCGAACCAGCAGCAAGACTACTGAATAAACTAAAACCGCCATACTGGTTTTCAGCTCATCTTCATTGTAAGTTTCCAGCTGTTATCCAACATGGAGAAGGTGGGCCTACAACTAAGTTTCTTGCACTTGATAAATGTCTTCCTCGGCGGGGCTTTCTCCAG GTAATAGACATTCCATCCGGTCCAGGACCACATGAGATCCAGTATGATGAAGAATGGCTTGCAATAACACGGAAATTCAACAATGTTTTCCCCTTAACTCGGATGCCATTTACAATGCT GGATGAACAGGTTGACACTCAAGATGACTTGCAATGGGTTAGGAACAAGTTAAATGCCAGAGGGGCTAAACCTATTGATTTTGTCCAGACTGCTGCATCTTATGATCCTTCTTGTCAAGCATCCAATCCCTCCATAACAG TTCATTGTAGGAATCCACAAACTGAGTCTTTTCTGCAGCTTCTAAATCTCCTGTATCTTCTGGACTCATCAAATTCTTATG GGGTTAGTAGAAATGAGTCAAGCTCCCAGACAGGACAAGCACTTGATAGTGACGACATAGAGCTCCCTGACGATGAAGATGATCCGGCGGACGATGATGACTGA